The sequence below is a genomic window from Nicotiana tomentosiformis chromosome 6, ASM39032v3, whole genome shotgun sequence.
GGAAGATGGCTGGCATACAGAGAAAGAGGAGTCCCAATGGACAAATCCCTTCACAGAATCATCCTTGTCCATGGGATTAACAGCTCCAAAGATAAGGATTTTCTTGCAACCCAAGTATGACTAGCTAACACCCTTTTCAACTTTACTAGTAATACAACATTTTACTTTCCTAATCTTGAAGAATTATCGTCCTAGTCTCCTAAGAATTAAAAGTATGTTTGATGCTCATTTTTTCTCTTTAATTGTTAACATGGTTGTTTTGATATTTCACATTCAGAGAGGGACATCCAATAATAGTTTATTTGTCTCTCCGCTTTTAGCTCCTAAATAATGTTTTCATTAGATTGATCTACTAACTATATTCTTTAGGAAATCCTAGAGGAGATGAGGATATATATGCTACAGTTTGATAGAGCTGGATATGGGGAAAGTGATATAAATCCTAAACGGTCATTAGAAAGTGAAGGTATCCTGCCTGGAATTGCCTCAGACGCATACCACACAGGCTATCAGGCGTGGCTTTTGTTGTTCCAATAATCAACTACAAATGGAACTCCCTTCCTCATGATTTGATCAAGAACGATCATAATAACAAGCTTTGGCGATTAGTAATTTGGCTCGCACGCTATGCTCCTGGGTTACTCTACTCATTTTTTACACAAAAATCGAACAATGTTTTCTCGGGCAATTCTGCATTGTTAAGCAAAAAGGACAGGGAAGTTGCAAAGAATGCA
It includes:
- the LOC138894973 gene encoding uncharacterized protein, with translation MDLRKLVGLLLLVFISLLEMLLKKIAVSVLSFVGFSDSQRSPSNSREMQRVVSSPRIRLKDGRWLAYRERGVPMDKSLHRIILVHGINSSKDKDFLATQEILEEMRIYMLQFDRAGYGESDINPKRSLESEGILPGIASDAYHTGYQAWLLLFQ